Proteins found in one Macaca nemestrina isolate mMacNem1 chromosome 4, mMacNem.hap1, whole genome shotgun sequence genomic segment:
- the LOC112425046 gene encoding keratin-associated protein 19-8, producing MSYYSSYYGGLGCGSGGFGGWVYGFGCGCGSFCRLGYGCGYGGYGFSCCQPLYYG from the coding sequence ATGAGCTACTACAGCAGCTATTATGGAGGCCTGGGCTGTGGTTCTGGAGGCTTTGGTGGCTGGGTCTATGGCTTTGGCTGTGGTTGTGGTAGCTTCTGCAGGCTGGGCTATGGCTGTGGCTATGGAGGCTATGGATTCAGCTGCTGCCAACCATTATACTATGGATGA